A stretch of the Maridesulfovibrio bastinii DSM 16055 genome encodes the following:
- the lipB gene encoding lipoyl(octanoyl) transferase LipB has protein sequence MEIIDLGLIDHHEAEEIQLQRLNAILEGKGSEALYLLEHPPVITLGRQGGLENLILSEDQLEKQGIKVVKTRRGGNITCHYPGQLVVYPVMHIEKRRGGIKKFFSDMEETAIRTAKTFGVEAGRSEGRPGVWTEKGKLCSIGIGVRKWVTYHGLSFNISRDMSLFNAINLCGLKGAHPTSLSLEAGRDIDILEVKNVFKQEFRRIFENTTVAQG, from the coding sequence AATTATTGATCTCGGTCTGATAGACCACCACGAAGCTGAAGAAATCCAGCTGCAACGCCTTAATGCCATTCTCGAAGGGAAAGGAAGTGAGGCTTTGTATCTTCTTGAGCATCCTCCGGTAATAACTCTTGGCAGGCAAGGCGGACTGGAAAATCTGATTCTTTCTGAAGATCAGCTTGAAAAGCAGGGAATCAAAGTTGTTAAGACCAGACGTGGCGGGAACATTACCTGCCATTATCCGGGGCAGCTTGTTGTCTACCCGGTCATGCACATTGAAAAAAGACGCGGCGGAATTAAAAAATTCTTTTCCGATATGGAAGAAACAGCCATTAGAACTGCAAAAACTTTCGGGGTTGAAGCCGGGAGATCCGAGGGACGTCCGGGAGTCTGGACAGAAAAAGGCAAGCTGTGTTCCATAGGAATAGGTGTGCGGAAATGGGTGACCTATCACGGCTTGTCATTCAACATCTCAAGAGATATGTCACTTTTCAACGCAATCAACCTCTGCGGTCTGAAAGGAGCGCACCCTACTTCGCTTTCTCTGGAAGCAGGCAGGGATATAGATATATTGGAAGTAAAAAATGTCTTCAAACAAGAATTCAGAAGAATATTTGAGAATACCACAGTGGCTCAGGGTTAA
- the lipA gene encoding lipoyl synthase, with translation MSSNKNSEEYLRIPQWLRVKLPSGPAFRDTAKMLGDLNLNTVCQSAKCPNTWECFSRKVATFLIMGHVCTRNCAFCNITPGQVSSLDADEPNRVSEAVSRLDLRHVVITSVTRDDLADGGAEHYARTIKTIRAEHPKCSIEVLIPDFQGNQAALEMVIDAHPDIINHNVETSPDLYDSIRPQADYRQSLELLERVKKSGSGIPSKSGLMVGLGEDDDMVRKVIDDLAEINCDMVTIGQYMRPSKAHPAVKRYVEPHVFDEYAEYGKSKGIAHMFCAPLVRSSYNAAEEFGFL, from the coding sequence ATGTCTTCAAACAAGAATTCAGAAGAATATTTGAGAATACCACAGTGGCTCAGGGTTAAACTTCCCAGCGGTCCCGCATTCAGGGATACCGCTAAAATGCTTGGTGATCTGAATCTGAACACTGTCTGCCAGAGTGCCAAATGCCCTAATACATGGGAATGCTTTTCCCGCAAGGTGGCAACATTTCTTATTATGGGCCATGTCTGCACACGCAATTGCGCTTTCTGCAACATCACTCCCGGACAGGTTTCGAGCCTTGATGCGGATGAACCCAATAGAGTTTCAGAAGCTGTTTCACGGCTGGACCTGAGGCATGTTGTCATCACATCAGTCACCCGTGACGATCTGGCTGACGGTGGTGCAGAGCATTATGCCCGGACAATAAAAACAATCCGTGCCGAGCACCCCAAATGCTCCATTGAAGTGTTGATTCCTGATTTTCAGGGTAATCAGGCCGCTCTGGAAATGGTTATTGACGCCCACCCCGATATCATAAACCATAATGTTGAAACCTCTCCTGATCTTTATGATTCAATCCGTCCTCAGGCCGACTACAGGCAAAGCCTTGAACTGTTGGAAAGGGTAAAAAAATCTGGTTCAGGGATTCCTTCTAAATCAGGATTAATGGTCGGGCTTGGCGAAGATGACGATATGGTCAGAAAAGTGATTGATGACCTCGCTGAAATCAATTGCGATATGGTAACAATCGGTCAGTATATGCGCCCCAGCAAAGCCCACCCGGCTGTAAAACGCTATGTAGAGCCGCATGTTTTCGATGAATACGCCGAGTATGGAAAATCAAAAGGCATAGCGCACATGTTCTGCGCTCCGCTAGTAAGAAGCAGCTACAACGCAGCCGAAGAATTCGGTTTTTTATAG
- a CDS encoding DUF362 domain-containing protein, producing the protein MQTLGEAKFSNYQQSVTTALDLISAAEALSTEKKFLIKPNLVNSSPHPVTTSPDFCRAVIEYVLKANNKAEIIIAEGSGDSKLETPEIFKKLGYMELAEDYGIELLDLNYAPLCKKSLPGTKVFPEMYLPEIAFTHKIISMPNLKGHSMAGITGTMKNMMGFAPPEHYSLGGWKKAAFHKQMQQSVKELNMYISPWLSIMDASVGLADYHLGGARCNPSPELILAGFNPKELDRRAAEILGLNWQEIGHLC; encoded by the coding sequence ATGCAGACTCTTGGCGAAGCTAAATTTTCAAATTATCAACAATCAGTAACAACAGCTCTGGATTTAATTTCTGCTGCTGAGGCACTTTCCACTGAAAAAAAATTTCTTATAAAACCGAATCTGGTGAACAGCTCCCCGCATCCGGTAACAACATCACCGGACTTCTGCCGTGCGGTGATAGAGTATGTGCTAAAAGCCAACAACAAAGCTGAAATAATCATTGCCGAAGGTTCCGGCGATTCCAAACTTGAGACACCGGAAATATTCAAAAAGCTGGGTTATATGGAGCTGGCTGAAGATTACGGAATAGAACTGCTGGACCTGAACTATGCCCCGCTCTGTAAAAAATCACTTCCCGGGACTAAAGTTTTTCCGGAAATGTATCTGCCGGAAATAGCCTTCACCCACAAAATTATTTCCATGCCCAATCTCAAGGGACATTCAATGGCAGGAATAACCGGGACCATGAAAAATATGATGGGATTTGCGCCGCCTGAACATTACTCGCTTGGCGGATGGAAAAAGGCTGCCTTCCACAAGCAGATGCAGCAGTCGGTAAAAGAACTTAATATGTATATATCGCCATGGCTTTCAATCATGGACGCCAGTGTCGGTCTGGCAGATTACCACCTTGGAGGGGCAAGGTGTAATCCTTCCCCGGAACTTATTCTGGCAGGATTTAATCCAAAGGAACTTGACCGCAGAGCAGCAGAAATTCTGGGATTAAACTGGCAGGAGATAGGACACCTCTGCTGA
- a CDS encoding DUF1848 domain-containing protein, which produces MVWKKHTLHIDGQKINAVAPEIISVSRSTDIPAFYAQDFMNDLRRGWSEWINPFNSEKTYISYENLGAIVFWSKNPDPLFPHLEELDSYNFTYYFQFTLNDYVKEFFEPNVSPLEKRIATFVRLSEHVGKNRMVWRYDPIILGQGLTPKIIADRIAGIGKRIAAYTEKLVFSFVDIADYRKVRTTLEKLGIFIREPLPDEMHEIAEAIGEMTAKWCITAATCGEKEDFSTYGISKNKCVDDELLQRLLKPENKNLSEFFKRHTAPQLSLFGSAKPEIPRDRGQRGECRCIISKAFGRYDTCPHLCVYCYANSSATTVRQYQNLKNNMKSGLE; this is translated from the coding sequence ATGGTCTGGAAAAAGCACACACTTCACATAGACGGGCAAAAAATAAACGCAGTAGCCCCTGAGATCATATCTGTCAGCAGGTCTACAGATATTCCCGCTTTTTACGCTCAGGACTTTATGAATGACCTTCGCAGGGGGTGGAGTGAATGGATTAATCCCTTCAATAGTGAGAAGACTTATATAAGCTATGAAAACCTTGGTGCGATTGTCTTCTGGTCCAAAAATCCGGATCCCCTTTTCCCGCATCTTGAAGAACTGGACTCCTATAATTTCACCTACTATTTTCAGTTTACCTTAAATGATTACGTCAAAGAATTTTTCGAACCTAATGTTTCGCCTCTTGAAAAACGGATAGCAACGTTCGTCAGATTATCAGAACATGTCGGGAAAAATCGTATGGTCTGGAGATATGACCCGATAATACTCGGGCAGGGACTAACGCCTAAAATTATAGCAGACCGTATTGCCGGAATAGGAAAGCGTATCGCCGCATATACGGAAAAACTGGTGTTCAGTTTTGTGGATATCGCTGATTATAGAAAAGTGAGAACCACACTTGAAAAGCTCGGAATATTTATAAGAGAGCCGTTACCTGATGAAATGCACGAAATCGCAGAAGCCATAGGAGAGATGACTGCAAAATGGTGCATAACTGCTGCAACCTGTGGAGAAAAAGAAGATTTCAGCACCTATGGAATCTCTAAAAACAAATGTGTTGATGATGAACTGCTGCAAAGATTATTGAAACCGGAAAATAAAAATCTTTCAGAATTTTTTAAACGCCATACCGCACCGCAACTCTCGCTTTTTGGTTCAGCCAAGCCTGAGATTCCGCGAGACCGCGGGCAACGCGGTGAATGCAGATGCATCATAAGCAAAGCTTTCGGCCGTTATGACACCTGCCCTCATCTTTGCGTTTATTGCTACGCAAACTCATCTGCTACAACAGTAAGACAGTATCAGAATTTGAAAAATAATATGAAATCAGGACTTGAATGA
- the recJ gene encoding single-stranded-DNA-specific exonuclease RecJ gives MPSNWKLRDDKDLPAELPLIAAELNISELIAGVLWKRGFTSAREMDLFLSPGLRHLCRPDEIPGLKNAAQVLAEGISQGKKLAIWGDYDVDGVTSTAVVKTFMQARGIETLHHLPNRLEEGYGMNVEGLRALRDQGVELLLTVDCGITNNEEVAAASEMGMTVVVSDHHLPGDVLPPAAAVCDPRIETADGKECSCANLAGVGVAFMLMVALNRMLPGEPLDMREFLDLVALGTIADVVELQGQNRILVKNGLLKLKEARRPGIAALKVVSGYDMFAAIGAGQVGFGLAPRINASGRLGDPEKALELLLAEDMETARPIAAALDQLNTDRRKEEDEILEQAMTQAEKQVKAPLNRAGLVLYSPEWHPGIIGIVASRVVEKFYRPVIILCEEDGIIKGSARSISEFHLHEALTGMSDLLLSFGGHKLAAGLSLNPANLKELGDRFHRAVVEKIGDKPLTPTIKVDRELALQDVDYVLLKEIELLQPFGMGNPEPVFTTPVVTIMERRVFGGNHVKLTIGDIKSTRRMPAKAWRMADELGSDLIGRKMRFAFSPKIDNYRGVPSIELTIKDHSFKS, from the coding sequence TTGCCGAGTAATTGGAAATTGAGAGATGATAAAGACCTTCCTGCTGAACTGCCGCTTATTGCGGCAGAGCTTAATATAAGTGAACTTATAGCCGGAGTTTTGTGGAAAAGAGGATTCACCTCTGCCAGAGAAATGGATCTTTTTCTCTCGCCCGGTTTGAGGCATCTGTGCCGTCCTGATGAAATTCCCGGTCTTAAAAATGCTGCACAAGTGCTTGCCGAAGGTATCTCACAAGGTAAAAAGCTTGCGATATGGGGTGATTATGATGTTGATGGTGTGACCTCCACTGCGGTTGTGAAAACTTTTATGCAGGCCAGAGGTATAGAAACGCTTCATCATCTTCCAAACCGTCTTGAAGAAGGATACGGGATGAATGTTGAAGGGCTCAGAGCCCTTCGTGATCAGGGCGTTGAACTGCTGCTGACTGTTGACTGCGGTATTACCAATAATGAGGAAGTTGCTGCGGCTTCTGAAATGGGAATGACCGTGGTTGTTTCTGACCATCATCTTCCGGGTGATGTCCTTCCTCCTGCCGCAGCTGTCTGCGACCCCCGTATAGAGACTGCGGATGGTAAGGAATGCTCATGTGCAAATCTTGCCGGGGTCGGGGTTGCCTTTATGCTTATGGTTGCCCTTAACAGAATGCTGCCCGGCGAACCTCTGGATATGCGTGAATTTCTTGATCTTGTTGCTCTGGGTACAATTGCTGACGTTGTTGAACTTCAGGGGCAGAATAGAATTCTGGTTAAAAACGGTCTGCTGAAACTCAAAGAAGCCAGACGTCCCGGTATAGCCGCACTTAAGGTTGTCAGCGGGTATGACATGTTTGCGGCAATCGGAGCAGGGCAGGTTGGTTTTGGGCTGGCTCCACGGATAAATGCTTCTGGCAGGCTGGGTGATCCTGAAAAAGCTTTAGAACTTCTTCTTGCCGAGGATATGGAAACTGCAAGACCTATTGCCGCTGCTCTTGATCAGCTTAATACCGACCGGCGTAAAGAAGAGGATGAAATTCTTGAACAGGCCATGACGCAGGCTGAAAAACAGGTCAAAGCTCCTTTAAACAGGGCTGGACTCGTGCTTTATTCTCCAGAGTGGCATCCGGGAATCATCGGTATTGTCGCTTCCAGAGTTGTTGAAAAATTTTACCGGCCGGTAATAATTCTGTGTGAAGAAGACGGAATTATTAAAGGTTCAGCCCGGTCCATCAGCGAATTTCATCTGCATGAAGCTTTAACCGGAATGTCGGACCTTCTGCTCAGTTTCGGCGGGCATAAGCTTGCAGCGGGTCTTTCACTCAACCCTGCCAATCTAAAAGAGCTTGGCGACAGGTTTCACAGAGCCGTTGTTGAAAAGATTGGTGATAAACCGCTCACACCTACAATCAAAGTTGACCGTGAACTCGCCTTGCAGGATGTTGATTATGTCCTTTTAAAAGAGATAGAGCTTTTGCAACCGTTTGGGATGGGAAATCCTGAACCTGTGTTCACCACTCCTGTGGTTACAATTATGGAGCGCAGGGTTTTTGGCGGAAATCATGTGAAGCTGACCATCGGGGATATCAAGAGCACCCGCAGAATGCCCGCAAAGGCATGGCGCATGGCTGACGAACTTGGCTCGGACTTGATAGGCCGGAAAATGCGGTTCGCTTTTTCTCCTAAAATAGATAATTACCGGGGTGTTCCAAGTATAGAACTGACAATCAAGGACCACTCATTCAAGTCCTGA
- a CDS encoding tetratricopeptide repeat protein: MSGSKRVNISGVFSSQTQVSVGTGTTTRKAIQKTYWFAEENERGEIYIQPLNRNYVPAGTKQHMGRDEFLDNYTPEPEFYNSTVYPKMKELNTSVQRGEAHRTKSEAYSAEYEFNHALNFDEQNVRANFGLGLTYLERGNVTKADDIFKRLVNIEATFKPEHKHLFNDFGISLRKNGMIDQALEYYHKAEELTENDENLYMNIARAYFEKGDFKQCYSYLKKSLALNPEMEEAGLFWLYLKDNGYILSDAEDIPGFNPPERKKRKHAIPVEDFEIDF; this comes from the coding sequence ATGAGCGGATCAAAAAGAGTAAATATTTCAGGCGTTTTTTCTTCACAGACTCAGGTCTCTGTGGGAACCGGTACAACGACCAGAAAAGCCATACAGAAAACATACTGGTTTGCTGAAGAAAATGAACGCGGTGAAATTTATATTCAGCCGCTTAACCGTAACTATGTCCCGGCTGGAACAAAACAGCATATGGGCAGAGATGAGTTTCTCGATAACTACACCCCGGAACCTGAATTTTATAACAGCACTGTTTATCCTAAGATGAAGGAGCTTAATACTTCTGTGCAACGCGGAGAAGCACACAGAACGAAAAGCGAAGCTTACAGTGCTGAATATGAATTTAATCATGCCCTGAATTTTGATGAACAGAATGTCAGGGCAAATTTCGGGTTGGGACTGACCTATCTTGAACGGGGCAACGTAACTAAAGCGGATGATATCTTCAAACGTCTGGTTAATATTGAAGCCACGTTTAAGCCTGAACATAAACATCTCTTTAATGATTTCGGAATCAGCCTGAGAAAAAACGGTATGATCGATCAGGCTTTGGAATACTATCACAAAGCTGAAGAACTTACTGAAAATGACGAAAACCTTTATATGAATATAGCTCGTGCTTATTTTGAAAAAGGTGATTTTAAACAGTGCTATTCGTACCTTAAGAAAAGTCTGGCTCTTAATCCTGAGATGGAGGAAGCAGGCCTTTTCTGGCTCTATCTGAAAGATAACGGGTATATATTATCTGACGCTGAAGATATTCCCGGTTTTAATCCCCCTGAAAGAAAGAAAAGAAAACACGCCATACCGGTAGAAGATTTTGAAATTGATTTTTAG
- the pyrF gene encoding orotidine-5'-phosphate decarboxylase, giving the protein MSELVVALDFKNGDDAIALARKISGTVPWVKVGLELFCAEGPSIVSRFKEMGFKVFVDLKFFDIPNTVKGAVRSATRAGADMLSLHALGGERMAIAAREGRSEAAVEGDGPLLMAITILTSMSEEDLPFPIPNGLGESVLDLALASSQAGLDGIVCSGLEVESVKKRCGNDFLCLTPGIRPAQASDDQRRVVTPAQAVRNGSNFLVVGRPVTQADDPKKAAADIIRDMLI; this is encoded by the coding sequence ATGTCTGAACTCGTAGTTGCCCTTGATTTTAAGAACGGTGATGATGCCATTGCTCTGGCCCGTAAAATTTCCGGAACAGTTCCATGGGTCAAAGTTGGTCTTGAACTTTTTTGTGCGGAAGGTCCTTCGATTGTCAGCCGTTTTAAGGAAATGGGGTTTAAGGTTTTTGTGGACCTTAAATTTTTCGACATTCCCAATACTGTGAAAGGGGCTGTCAGGTCCGCCACTCGTGCCGGAGCTGATATGCTCAGTCTGCATGCCCTCGGTGGAGAGAGAATGGCAATTGCCGCCCGTGAAGGACGTTCTGAGGCCGCGGTTGAAGGCGATGGCCCTCTGCTTATGGCTATAACCATTCTGACAAGCATGAGTGAAGAAGATCTGCCTTTCCCCATTCCCAACGGACTTGGCGAAAGTGTTCTTGATCTTGCTCTTGCTTCTTCTCAGGCTGGTCTTGACGGTATTGTCTGTTCAGGTCTTGAGGTTGAGAGTGTAAAGAAACGGTGCGGGAATGATTTTTTATGCCTGACACCGGGTATCCGTCCTGCTCAGGCCTCGGATGATCAGCGCAGGGTTGTTACGCCTGCTCAGGCTGTTCGTAACGGTTCAAACTTTCTTGTTGTCGGCCGTCCGGTTACACAGGCTGATGACCCGAAAAAGGCCGCAGCGGATATTATCAGGGATATGCTGATTTAA
- the gmk gene encoding guanylate kinase, translating into MSNDCPVLQKGQVLVMCAPSGTGKSTLVKKLRAEFPEIGFSISCTTRSPREGEVHGRDYYFLEKDEFTARRDKGEFAEWAEVHGNYYGTPAAPVKDMLLQGTDVLFDIDFQGAMQLRETFPDGLYVFLLPPSYAELEKRLKGRGTDSAEVIEKRLKNARKEMDAASNFDYWVINDNLDRAYTELRTIYLSGKSRRCNRPELLNNILKEWG; encoded by the coding sequence ATGAGTAACGATTGTCCGGTCCTTCAGAAAGGACAGGTTCTTGTTATGTGTGCCCCTTCCGGTACCGGTAAAAGCACATTGGTTAAAAAATTACGGGCTGAATTTCCTGAAATAGGTTTCTCCATTTCCTGCACCACAAGAAGCCCCCGCGAGGGTGAGGTGCATGGCAGGGATTATTATTTTCTGGAAAAAGACGAATTTACAGCTCGCAGGGACAAAGGAGAATTTGCTGAATGGGCTGAGGTTCACGGCAATTATTACGGAACACCTGCCGCCCCTGTGAAGGATATGCTTTTGCAGGGAACCGATGTCCTTTTTGATATAGATTTTCAGGGAGCCATGCAGCTGCGCGAAACTTTTCCCGATGGTCTTTATGTCTTTTTACTGCCGCCTTCTTATGCAGAACTTGAAAAGAGGCTTAAAGGTCGTGGGACAGATAGTGCTGAAGTAATTGAGAAACGTTTGAAAAATGCCAGAAAAGAAATGGATGCAGCTTCAAACTTTGATTACTGGGTTATCAATGACAATCTCGACAGGGCTTATACAGAGTTGAGAACAATATATCTGTCTGGAAAAAGTCGGAGATGCAACAGACCTGAATTATTAAATAATATTTTGAAAGAATGGGGGTAG
- a CDS encoding DUF370 domain-containing protein, producing MQKQSLLNIGFGNFVVSDRVVAIVNPSSSPMRRLREDARQDGRLVDATQGRKTRSIIVTDSNHVVLSAIQAETIGHRYAAEEEEDE from the coding sequence ATGCAGAAACAAAGTCTACTCAATATCGGGTTCGGTAATTTTGTAGTTTCAGACAGGGTTGTCGCTATCGTCAACCCTTCTTCCTCTCCCATGCGCAGACTGCGTGAGGATGCACGGCAGGACGGCCGTCTTGTTGATGCCACTCAGGGTAGAAAGACCAGATCAATAATTGTTACCGACTCCAATCATGTTGTTTTGTCCGCTATTCAGGCTGAAACCATAGGTCACCGTTATGCTGCTGAGGAGGAAGAGGATGAGTAA